A section of the Pseudomonadota bacterium genome encodes:
- the fliD gene encoding flagellar filament capping protein FliD — protein sequence MATIQSPGIGSGLDVNNIVESLVEAEGAPARQRLDSREARLQVQISALGALKSAASEFRSSLSSLKTTTTFNTRSITANQEGLVSLDAGTAAVPGSYNMKVLELAQAQKSATAGFLSEGVEVGTGTLTVAIGDETFDIEVDASNNTLAGLRDAINDTLASQGVSATLLNVDDPDDPDGGIHTRMLITSEKSGSDQAITISVADDDGNNTDAAGLSALATENLEVLSEAKDAVVEIEGLTVTSATNKLENVIDGVTIELTKADPDTDIEITIAEDHSEVTEAVSQFVEGYNALITSIAGSDSFDSDTDTAGALLGDASVRSFKLALSRIMGTIDRQAESSFSSLPAIGITTNEDGSLSLDSAALERALSTNREDVLNLFTREDVGVAIQLDDLANNYSRFDGVFSTRLDGLETRVDAISDERINLQTRLDAAELRYRAQFESLDQLMSTLTQTGNFLTQTFSTNNDN from the coding sequence ATGGCAACAATTCAGAGTCCGGGTATCGGGTCGGGGCTGGATGTCAACAACATTGTCGAATCCCTCGTCGAGGCCGAGGGCGCACCCGCCCGCCAGCGACTCGACAGCCGCGAGGCGAGGCTGCAAGTGCAGATCAGTGCGCTGGGTGCCTTGAAGTCGGCGGCGAGTGAGTTTCGCTCATCCCTGTCCTCACTCAAGACCACAACAACCTTCAACACCCGCTCGATCACCGCCAACCAGGAGGGCCTGGTGTCGCTCGATGCCGGCACGGCGGCCGTCCCGGGCAGCTACAACATGAAAGTGCTGGAACTTGCGCAAGCCCAGAAATCGGCAACCGCGGGTTTTCTGTCCGAAGGTGTCGAGGTGGGCACCGGTACGCTCACGGTTGCCATCGGGGACGAGACCTTCGACATCGAAGTGGATGCGAGCAACAACACGCTCGCCGGACTGCGCGACGCGATCAATGACACGCTCGCGAGTCAGGGGGTTTCAGCGACATTGCTCAATGTCGACGACCCGGACGACCCCGACGGCGGTATCCACACCCGCATGCTCATCACCAGTGAAAAGTCGGGTTCGGATCAGGCGATCACCATCAGTGTGGCTGACGACGATGGCAACAACACGGACGCCGCGGGCCTGTCGGCGTTGGCCACCGAGAACCTCGAGGTGCTCAGCGAGGCCAAGGACGCCGTGGTCGAGATCGAGGGACTCACCGTAACGTCTGCCACCAACAAACTGGAAAACGTGATCGACGGCGTCACGATCGAACTGACCAAGGCAGACCCGGACACCGACATCGAGATCACGATCGCCGAGGATCACTCGGAAGTGACCGAAGCCGTGAGCCAGTTTGTCGAGGGCTACAACGCGCTGATCACCAGCATCGCGGGGTCGGACAGTTTCGACTCGGACACCGACACGGCCGGCGCCTTGTTGGGCGACGCGAGCGTGCGGTCGTTCAAACTCGCGCTCAGCCGCATCATGGGGACCATTGATCGCCAGGCGGAGTCGTCCTTCAGCTCATTGCCGGCAATTGGCATCACCACGAACGAGGACGGCAGCCTCTCGCTGGACAGCGCCGCGCTCGAGCGGGCACTGAGCACGAACCGCGAAGACGTGTTGAACCTGTTCACGCGGGAGGACGTCGGCGTTGCAATCCAACTCGATGATTTGGCAAACAATTATTCTCGCTTCGACGGTGTTTTCTCGACCCGTCTGGACGGGTTGGAAACACGCGTTGACGCCATTTCGGACGAACGCATCAATCTGCAGACGCGTTTGGACGCTGCTGAATTGCGTTATCGGGCGCAGTTCGAATCCTTGGATCAACTGATGTCGACGCTGACCCAGACGGGCAACTTCCTTACCCAGACTTTCTCGACTAACAACGATAACTAA